Proteins from a genomic interval of Kitasatospora herbaricolor:
- a CDS encoding sortase encodes MSAPTIDPASVTVPAPAGPGAAAPAARLSKASAPAPAAAPAAGRSTARRRFLQAAWAASLAAALLTGFVGYLFTLSHLQERHSQSTSYKTFRDQLAKAVAPTGAAADGAPVALIDIPAIGLHRAVVVEGTTGRDLMRGPGHRRDTALPGQQGVSVLFGRGASFGAPFARLSELRVGDKITATTGQGRFTYTVNVYGDADQPITDPARNRLVLVTGDSGWIPSGTVLIGARLDDEARPNPGGRPATIAHDKALAADKGALAALQLWTLGLLGAVLAATAAARWWRRSAAYLSLAPVLGALLWSVYENAAALLPNLY; translated from the coding sequence GTGAGCGCACCCACGATCGACCCGGCGTCCGTCACCGTGCCGGCCCCCGCCGGGCCCGGGGCGGCCGCGCCGGCGGCGAGGCTGTCCAAGGCCTCCGCGCCGGCCCCCGCGGCCGCGCCGGCGGCCGGCCGGTCCACCGCCCGGCGGCGGTTCCTTCAGGCGGCCTGGGCGGCCAGCCTGGCGGCCGCCCTGCTGACCGGCTTCGTCGGCTACCTCTTCACCCTGTCCCACCTGCAGGAGCGGCACTCCCAGTCGACCTCCTACAAGACCTTCCGGGACCAGCTCGCCAAGGCCGTCGCCCCGACCGGCGCGGCCGCCGACGGCGCGCCCGTGGCGCTGATCGACATCCCCGCCATCGGCCTGCACCGGGCCGTGGTGGTCGAGGGCACCACCGGCCGGGACCTGATGCGCGGTCCGGGCCACCGGCGGGACACCGCGCTGCCCGGCCAGCAGGGCGTGAGCGTGCTGTTCGGACGCGGGGCGAGCTTCGGCGCGCCCTTCGCCAGGCTGTCCGAGCTGCGGGTCGGCGACAAGATCACCGCCACCACCGGTCAGGGCAGGTTCACGTACACCGTGAACGTCTACGGGGACGCCGACCAGCCGATCACCGACCCGGCGCGGAACCGGCTGGTGCTGGTCACCGGCGACTCCGGCTGGATCCCGTCCGGGACGGTGCTGATCGGCGCCCGGCTCGACGACGAGGCCCGGCCGAACCCCGGCGGCCGGCCCGCCACCATCGCCCACGACAAGGCCCTCGCGGCCGACAAGGGCGCGCTCGCCGCACTGCAGCTCTGGACGCTCGGGCTGCTGGGGGCCGTGCTGGCCGCCACCGCCGCGGCCCGCTGGTGGCGCCGCTCGGCCGCCTACCTGAGCCTCGCGCCGGTGCTCGGCGCGCTGCTCTGGAGCGTGTACGAGAACGCCGCCGCCCTGCTGCCCAATCTCTACTGA
- a CDS encoding substrate-binding domain-containing protein yields the protein MSWEAASRPVPRPPALLLSLLLVALTLLLGRSTPAYAATSLNADGSSWAGPAIDQWRQDVAPQGIQINFNAVGSAAGRTQWTIGQDDFTASDVPFRTQADTGLGSAAHSNGAGNSEPQVYGYSYVPITAGGTTFMYNLVVAGKQVRDLRLSPQTVVDIFTNKITSWDDPRITADYGRALPKLPITPIVRSDGSGATAQFTRWMSHTHKDQWEAYCTRINGYSCGDYTEFFPPSGRMVAQNGSDVVAGYIKSQAGLGTIGYDEYAFAKRSNWPVVKVLNAAGYYSLPTASNVAIALTAAKIRGVDDNTPPDDPNFLQQNLDGVYTMNDPRSYPISSYSYLIVPRAGASLPVPPRFNNDKGSALSRFIAYVLCEGQGEADGLGYSPIPRGLVKGGMLQVQHIPGNASPVDPNSLSNCANPTFNSAGQLTVLTNAPQPSPCDKAGTPIDCTVQGGQAVPKGGSGGAAGGTGGTSTGPGARAGGSSGGSTGGAGAGAGTGGTAGGAGGGDPAAGAGGGAADPGANGEAAAEQVVDPQTGQVVAAGRGGQAGEIPATVVAVDGRPEDWLLTTLTALELLAVVAVPPLLGGYLLRRRRQTPGGPA from the coding sequence GCGTAGCACGCCCGCGTACGCCGCCACCTCGCTCAACGCGGACGGCTCCAGCTGGGCGGGCCCGGCGATCGACCAGTGGCGCCAGGACGTCGCGCCGCAGGGCATCCAGATCAACTTCAACGCGGTCGGCTCGGCCGCCGGCCGGACCCAGTGGACCATCGGCCAGGACGACTTCACCGCCTCGGACGTCCCGTTCCGCACCCAGGCCGACACCGGTCTGGGCTCCGCCGCGCACAGCAACGGCGCCGGCAACAGCGAGCCGCAGGTGTACGGGTACTCCTACGTGCCGATCACGGCCGGCGGCACCACGTTCATGTACAACCTGGTGGTGGCCGGCAAGCAGGTGCGTGACCTGCGGCTGTCCCCGCAGACGGTGGTGGACATCTTCACCAACAAGATCACCTCCTGGGACGACCCCCGGATCACCGCGGACTACGGCCGCGCGCTGCCCAAGCTGCCGATCACCCCGATCGTCCGCTCCGACGGCTCCGGCGCCACCGCCCAGTTCACCCGCTGGATGTCGCACACCCACAAGGACCAGTGGGAGGCGTACTGCACCCGGATCAACGGCTACAGCTGCGGCGACTACACCGAGTTCTTCCCGCCCTCGGGCCGGATGGTCGCGCAGAACGGCTCCGACGTGGTGGCCGGGTACATCAAGTCGCAGGCCGGGCTCGGCACCATCGGCTACGACGAGTACGCCTTCGCCAAGCGCAGCAACTGGCCGGTGGTGAAGGTGCTCAACGCGGCCGGGTACTACTCGCTGCCGACCGCCTCCAACGTGGCGATCGCGCTGACCGCCGCCAAGATCCGCGGCGTCGACGACAACACTCCGCCGGACGACCCCAACTTCCTGCAGCAGAACCTCGACGGCGTCTACACCATGAACGACCCGCGCTCGTACCCGATCTCCAGCTACAGCTACCTGATCGTGCCGCGCGCGGGGGCCAGCCTGCCGGTGCCGCCGCGCTTCAACAACGACAAGGGCAGCGCGCTGAGCCGGTTCATCGCGTACGTGCTCTGCGAGGGCCAGGGCGAGGCGGACGGCCTCGGCTACTCGCCGATCCCGCGCGGCCTGGTGAAGGGCGGGATGCTGCAGGTCCAGCACATCCCGGGGAACGCCAGCCCGGTGGACCCGAACTCGCTGAGCAACTGCGCCAACCCGACCTTCAACTCGGCCGGGCAGCTCACCGTCCTCACCAACGCACCGCAGCCCAGCCCCTGCGACAAGGCCGGCACCCCGATCGACTGCACCGTCCAGGGCGGCCAGGCCGTGCCCAAGGGCGGCAGCGGCGGCGCGGCGGGCGGCACCGGCGGTACGTCGACCGGCCCCGGTGCCCGGGCGGGCGGTTCGTCCGGCGGCTCCACCGGCGGCGCGGGGGCCGGTGCCGGTACCGGTGGCACGGCGGGCGGCGCCGGGGGCGGTGACCCGGCGGCCGGCGCCGGGGGCGGCGCGGCCGATCCGGGCGCGAACGGCGAGGCGGCCGCCGAGCAGGTGGTGGACCCGCAGACCGGCCAGGTGGTCGCCGCCGGACGCGGCGGCCAGGCCGGCGAGATCCCGGCCACCGTGGTCGCGGTCGACGGGCGGCCCGAGGACTGGCTGCTCACCACGCTGACGGCGCTGGAGCTGCTGGCGGTGGTCGCCGTGCCGCCGCTGCTGGGCGGCTACCTGCTCCGGCGGCGCCGGCAGACCCCGGGCGGTCCGGCATGA